Proteins from a genomic interval of Solea solea chromosome 10, fSolSol10.1, whole genome shotgun sequence:
- the LOC131467519 gene encoding protein Daple-like codes for MTSCLVPDFPAVMVALEHLKELDKQLKDEGMPFAPEASLHLAEMTAAVTELEMDRRAAHEHLEVETIENSKLRHQIDNIQQQMNQEIIADVAATRATNAEEMDQLLQDLNTTCQLRDAAVHKQDALSNQNKQLYPHRDQVKAEYKEIIATLNNQISLKYGLHMQLGEKQEQIDKLKSCIAAVEQDKIAVEQDMVPEREAFMVKRDNLANEVHRTGEKIKQQKQLMKRSRRTLDRVNKKKQEAFNQLGEFTTNMTKLESNLQRLTSLRCQFEKQLDEEIKNHQELRQQREMLKKELCTLREMFTHAIQHLKKKVATEEDKIEEGQASRLLGQDHLAHISEAFKCQLDEENKVKAEHFQVSQQLERSKLRLEERIASVVKHSKEIKEMDQQLKELWEFETINKRVFEKNQEELSHNMNTEKKNLCHLEEEKSRLQRLLEKTKRVQEEHVVNLSSRISTTMRRYEQLRQEEAMLLQRRPQSVDADLLMSHVTQCVEENRQIEFQHHQEIKHSISEIESMTRSNGERQREVKEKEEILREVDAKWNEEQSRYQRLKTLTAELKHRRAKLELAVQGLKERTSSLLQPREGMKAELEKVRASHMGVLDMQASELRAVEISIYDNHVKLEQVSMENSRLRLCVRQMTEDLSRAKADKVRYWQEVHLYKQDYKALFEGLLEAWREDLLITEDCQRGDGVLLVSLSALFSHLKTRRQQLGHVNTLLHRQMIDFRLGYKTVE; via the coding sequence atgacctCTTGCCTGGTACCGGACTTCCCGGCCGTCATGGTCGCGCTGGAACATTTAAAGGAATTGGACAAGCAGCTGAAGGACGAGGGGATGCCATTCGCACCCGAAGCTAGCCTCCATCTGGCAGAGATGACAGCTGCCGTCACAGAGCTGGAGATGGACCGACGTGCTGCCCACGAGCATTTAGAAGTGGAAACCATAGAAAATAGCAAGCTAAGGCATCAAATTGACAATATACAACAACAAATGAACCAGGAAATAATTGCTGACGTAGCCGCCACTCGGGCAACTAATGCTGAGGAGATGGATCAGCTGCTGCAAGATCTAAACACAACCTGTCAGCTGCGAGATGCTGCTGTGCATAAGCAGGATGCCCtctcaaaccaaaacaaacagctgtACCCTCATAGAGACCAAGTGAAGGCTGAGTACAAGGAGATCATTGCTACTCTGAATAATCAGATCTCCTTAAAATATGGCTTGCATATGCAACTTGGGGAGAAACAGGAGCAGATAGACAAGCTGAAGTCCTGCATCGCTGCTGTGGAACAGGATAAAATAGCAGTCGAACAAGACATGGTGCCGGAGAGAGAAGCTTTTATGGTGAAAAGGGACAACCTGGCCAACGAAGTGCATCGGACAGGTGAGAAAATCAAGCAGCAGAAACAATTAatgaagaggagcaggaggacgcTGGACAGAGTTAACAAGAAGAAACAAGAAGCCTTCAACCAGTTGGGAGAGTTCACGACTAATATGACCAAGCTAGAGAGcaatttacaaagactgacGTCATTGCGGTGCCAGTTTGAAAAACAGCTGGACGAGGAGATCAAAAATCATCAAGAACTGAGGCAACAGAGAGAAATGCTGAAGAAAGAGTTGTGTACGTTAAGAGAAATGTTCACTCATGCCATTCAGCATCTTAAAAAGAAAGTTGCAACAGAGGAGGATAAAATAGAGGAGGGTCAAGCTTCAAGGTTGCTCGGTCAGGACCACCTGGCTCATATCTCTGAAGCATTCAAGTGCCAGCttgatgaagaaaacaaagtaaaggcTGAGCATTTTCAGGTCTCACAGCAGCTGGAGCGGTCCAAGCTGCGGCTGGAGGAACGCATCGCCTCTGTGGTAAAACACAGCAAGGAGATTAAGGAGATGGACCAGCAGCTCAAAGAGCTCTGGGAGTTTGAGACAATCAACAAGCGTGTTTTTGAGAAGAATCAAGAGGAGCTGTCTCATAACATGAATACAGAGAAGAAGAACCTCTGCCACcttgaggaggagaagagcagGCTACAGAGACTCCTGGAGAAGACAAAGAGGGTGCAGGAGGAACATGTGGTTAATTTGTCCTCCCGAATCAGCACCACCATGAGGAGATATGAGCAGCTGAGACAAGAGGAGGCCATGCTCCTTCAGCGTCGTCCCCAGAGCGTAGATGCCGACTTGCTAATGAGCCACGTGACCCAATGTGTGgaagaaaacagacaaatagagTTCCAACACCACcaggaaataaaacattctATTTCAGAGATTGAAAGCATGACAAGAAGCAATggggagaggcagagggaggtgaaggagaaagaggagataCTGAGGGAAGTGGACGCCAAGTGGAATGAGGAGCAAAGCCGATACCAGAGATTAAAAACACTCACTGCTGAGCTGAAGCACAGGAGAGCCAAGCTGGAGCTGGCAGTTCAGGGTCTGAAGGAGAGAACCAGCTCTCTGCTCCAACCAAGAGAAGGCATGAAGGCCGAGCTGGAGAAGGTGCGAGCAAGTCACATGGGCGTGCTCGACATGCAGGCCTCAGAGCTGAGAGCTGTGGAAATTAGCATCTACGACAATCATGTGAAACTTGAGCAGGTCAGCATGGAGAACAGCCGGCTGCGTCTCTGTGTCAGACAGATGACAGAAGACTTGAGCAGAGCCAAGGCAGACAAAGTCAGATACTGGCAGGAGGTTCACCTGTACAAGCAGGACTATAAGGCCTTGTTTGAGGGTTTACTGGAAGCATGGAGAGAGGATTTATTGATAACTGAGGACTGTCAGAGAGGTGATGGTGTTCTGTTGGTGTCTTTGAGCGCTCTGTTCAGCCACCTGAAGACCAGAAGACAACAGTTAGGACATGTCAACACACTGCTACACCGACAAATGATTGATTTCAGACTGGGATACAAAACAGTTGAATGA
- the noctb gene encoding nocturnin: MDTMVCLMGGDASRLYSTVTRSSSSSSSSRSSLPRPPSHLDSQSDTNLDPDLCKRGSTVCPHDPAELLQQCKDALRETPPRFHRKFINLFVKDGAPSSPIRVMQWNVLAQALGEGLDSFVQCPLEALSWSHRKYLIIEEILTYRPHILCLQEVDHYYDTLQPVLAGLGYSSNFCPKPWSPCLDVEGNNGPDGCALFFDQSRFELVDSISIRLCAMRIPTNQVAVMTMLRCRITEKCVCVAVTHLKARAGWDWLRSAQGSDLLRHLQNLVQKHPGAPTGDPSSDIPLLICGDFNAIPNEEVYQRFVTSPLSLDSAYKKLSKDGLTEPEYTTWKIRPTGECCTTLDYIWYSQDLLRVDTVLDLPTEEQIGPNRLPSFSYPSDHLSLVCDFSFKEKE; the protein is encoded by the exons ATGGACACGATGG tGTGTCTGATGGGTGGAGACGCCTCTAGACTGTACAGCACTGTgacccgcagcagcagcagcagcagcagcagcagatcttCTCTCCCTCGGCCTCCATCACACCTGGACTCACAGTCAGACACAAACCTGGATCCAGACCTTTGCAAG AGGGGGTCCACTGTCTGTCCCCATGATCCTGCAGAGCTGCTACAACAGTGTAAGGATGCCCTCAGAGAGACCCCGCCTCGCTTCCACAGGAAGTTCATTAACCTCTTCGTTAAAGACGGCGCCCCCAGCAGCCCAATTAGGGTGATGCAGTGGAACGTTCTGGCCCAGG CTCTGGGTGAGGGACTTGACAGTTTTGTCCAGTGTCCACTGGAGGCACTCAGCTGGTCGCACAGGAAGTATCTCATCATAGAGGAGATCCTCACCTACCGACCTCATATCCTGTGTCTGCAGGAGGTCGACCACTATTATGACACCCTTCAGCCGGTTCTGGCCGGCCTGGGTTACAGCAGCAACTTCTGCCCCAAACCCTGGTCGCCGTGTTTGGACGTGGAGGGCAACAACGGCCCGGACGGCTGTGCGCTATTCTTCGATCAGTCACGGTTCGAGCTTGTGGACAGCATCAGCATACGGCTGTGTGCCATGAGGATTCCAACCAATCAG GTTGCTGTAATGACGATGCTCCGTTGTCGGatcacagaaaaatgtgtgtgcgtggccgTGACCCACCTGAAAGCCCGTGCTGGTTGGGACTGGCTCCGCAGCGCTCAGGGTTCCGACCTCCTGCGACACCTCCAGAACCTGGTCCAGAAACATCCTGGTGCTCCCACTGGTGACCCCAGCTCTGACATTCCTCTGCTCATATGCGGCGATTTCAACGCAATCCCAAACGAGGAGGTGTACCAGCGATTTGTCACGTCCCCGCTCAGCTTGGACTCGGCCTATAAGAAACTCAGCAAAGACGGTTTGACTGAACCAGAGTACACGACATGGAAGATTCGACCCACAGGGGAATGTTGTACCACTCTGGACTATATCTGGTACAGTCAGGACTTGCTGAGAGTGGACACTGTGTTGGACCTGCCCACTGAGGAACAGATTGGACCAAACAGGCTCCCGTCCTTTAGCTATCCATCTGACCATCTTTCTCTGGTGTGTGACTTCAGCTTTAAGGAGAAGGAGTGA